In one window of Arachis ipaensis cultivar K30076 chromosome B06, Araip1.1, whole genome shotgun sequence DNA:
- the LOC107646945 gene encoding uncharacterized protein LOC107646945: protein MSLELVDKSLVFLRRVIENLLVQVGTFIFLADFVILYLGEEGSDSIILGRPFLVTARAIIDVEQGELTLRAHDESITLNVFPKAQHNDEKERCMEVDKGDLQWKEETNKTLINSLPEQETSSKA from the coding sequence ATGTCACTAGAGCTCGTGGATAAATCATTGGTATTTCTCAGAAGAGTGATTGAAAATCTCCTTGTCCAAGTAGGGACATTCATATTCCTAGCAGACTTTGTGATCCTGTATCTAGGAGAAGAAGGGAGTGACTCTATCATCTTGGgaagaccctttttggtcacagcaagagccatcatagATGTTGAACAAGGAGAGCTGACCCTAAGGGCACATGATGAAAGCATTACTCTGAATGTCTTTCCAAAAGCACAGCATAATGATGAAAAGGAAAGATGCATGGAGGTTGACAAAGGAGACTTGCAGTGGAAGGAAGAAACCAACAAGACACTCATTAATTCTCTTCCAGAGCAGGAGACAAGCAGCAAAGCATGA